The following DNA comes from Pristis pectinata isolate sPriPec2 chromosome 8, sPriPec2.1.pri, whole genome shotgun sequence.
CCTTCTCTGCGCTTAGCTGCCTATCCTACTGCTGTTTCACTTATATTGCCAGGAAAATATCCTATACTCACATGAGAATTTTTTTATTCTCCGTTCATCAATATTTAATAGCAAAATAACCTGAAGTAATGTCACTTTTAATCAGGATAATTTTACTGGCAACATTACAGGATGACGCCTGATAACGGGGGAAATGGCGTAGCCTGATTGACGGAGACTGGGGAAAATGGTGCAACCTGATTGGCTGAACGCTGGAGCAGGCAACACCCACGGGGAGATCGAAGCGAGTCGTTGGCAGAACTTCCGGCACAATGACAGGCTGAGGTTTGAGCTTATGTGGAGGGTCGTGTGGGAGCTACTGGTACAGTCAAAGTACAGGACTCGTAATTAGCAACTTGGACCATAGTGGCGGTCAGTGTCTGGAAGATGTTGATGATATGAAATACCGAAGCTGCGTTCGCCACTGTACGCCAGCTATGGGCATACGCCACCCAATTAGGGCCGGTTACTAAGTGGAGCGGCGGGGAGCATGCGCAGTAGCTTGTTTTCGTCACCCATTCTCCCCGCCCCTTTGGCCCGCCCCCCTCCGCTTTAACCCCGCCCCCGCCGCCCTCCGCTCTAACCCCGCCCCCCGCCGCCGGACCAGCCCCTTCCCCggccaagatggcggcaggcggCTACGCAGACTTGAGGGAGAAGCTCCAATCGCCTCACCGCGAGAAACAGCGATCGGCCTCGGGAGCGGCGCCTTACAACGGCCGCAAGCGGAAGCACGACGCGGAAGCGGGCGACGCCGGCCTGATCGGGCCGTGCAGCGGCGAGGAATACGAGCACGGCAAGTATCACAGCGACTACGACGATGAGCGGCTCGGAGAAGCCCGGCGGGTGAAGCAGGGCATCCGCCAGGTGCGCCTCTTCACCGCCGACCAGTGCACCCAGATCGAGACGCAAATTGACGACGTGGTTTCCCGGGCCGAGAAGGGGATTTATCGCGATCACACGGTAGACAGGGCCCCGCTGCGCAACAAATACTTCTTCGGGGAAGGCTACACCTACGGCTCGCAGTTGGAGAAGCGAGGCCCCGGTCAGGAGCGTCTGTATCCCAAGGGGGATGTTGATGACATCCCTGAGTGGGTCCACAACCTGGTGATCAAGAAGCTGGTGGATCACCGCATTATCCCCGAGGGTTTCGTCAATAGCGCCGTCATCAACGACTACCAGCCTGGCGGCTGCATCGTCTCACACGTGGATCCTATTCACATCTTCGAGAGGCCCATCGTTTCCGTGTCCTTCTTCAGCGATTCGGCTCTCTGCTTCGGTTGCAAGTTCCAGTTCAAGCCCATTAGGGTGTCAGAGCCTGTCTACTTCTTACCTGTCCGAAGAGGGAGTGTTACTGTGCTCAGGTGAGTCGGAGTAAAAAAGCTTAAATAGAGTAACATTGTATTGACTTGTATTTCAAAGGTGAAGTTTCAGGTCCAACCACGCCGTATTCTGGCTGCGGTGTGTCGCTGAGAGTTAAACCGTGGTCGGTTCTGTGCTTTCTGTTggcgtgtgtgtgggtgggggcgcgggggaaggagaaataaaatgaaatgacaagagaaaaagtactggaaacaggtcaggcagcacgtggAAAGAAAAAccattaacgtttcaggtctgagtgACCatcagaatttccagcatttttttgttatatttcagatttcccgtgCCTGTGTTTTTTCACTTTCGAGGTAATACGATTTGGGccaaaaaaaagagtaaattgTGGATAGAACTTCTAGCATCTGTGGCACTTACATAATGTAAATTTATAGGTTTCTGTTTCCTGTAAATGAAGAGTTCACATTGCGGCAGTTGCATTTCTTATaaacattcagaaagtcatgtcAGCAAcacaacaaaaagtgctggaggaacccggcaggtcaggcagcatctatggagggaaataaacagtcgatatttcgggctgagacccttcatcaggactggaaaggaagaggacagatgccagaatctggctTGATGGCagaaacagtcctgatgaagggtctcggcccgaaacgttgaccgtttatttccctcaatagatgctgcctgacctgctgagttcctccagtactttttgtgtattgttgcagatttcagtatctgcagaattttttgtcttcAGTCAGCAACATAAGCCTCTTTGACGGTTTttttatgcccccccccccccccccatattgccatgttttttttgtatttgcttCATGAAAAACATTGTTCCtagttcagaagtacttcattggctagaATCATTAGATTTGTAAAATGCAGAACTatgattgtaatttttttttggagcaaGTAACTAAACGGGTGGACTGGGAGTGTGTTTATATGGGCTTCCACAATGTTTTGCAAaagaaaagcaggagtaggccatttggcccctttttcctgctctgccattcaatgaaatcgtggttgatcttttatctcagtaccTTTTCTGTATTAATTctcttaatatcaaaaaatctattCATGTCTGTCCTGgatatactcagtaactgagcctctacagcacTCTTGTATTTAATACTgttagaacgttacagcacagtactggcccttcggcccatgatgtcgtgccaacattttatcctgctctaagatctatctaacccttccctcccacatagccctccatttctctatcattcatgtggctatctaagtgtttctcaaatgtccctaatgtatctgcccccacaacctctgccggcagtgcgttccacgcacccaccactctctgtaaaaagaaaacttatctctgacatcccccttataccttcctccagtcaccttaaaattatgccccccacGTGTtatccatttttgccctgggaaaaattctctgactgtccactcgatctatgcctcttatcattttgtaaacctatatcaagtcacctctcatccttctctccaaagagaaaagctccagctcactcaacctatcctgataagacatactctccagtccaggtaacatcctggtaaatctcctctgcaccctctcttaagcttccacatccttcccattgtgAGGCTATCAAGACTCTAAGTGTGggctgaccagagttttatagcttcaacattacctcacagctcttgaactcagtacctcgactaatgaagaccaacacaccatacgccgtCTTAACATGAAGAAATTTCATGAAATTTGaatgaagaatttcttttcatctgtccTAATGGGCTAACCCTTTAATTGGAGGCTGTACCCTAGGTCTAGATACTCAAGCCaagggaaacattaactctgcatctacctataTAAAAAGAATTGTATGTTTCGatgagatcaccactcagtctTCTGAACTCGCAAGTGCAGGCCCAGTCTGACCCGGgtacaattccggccactgtctgtaaggatttgtacgttctcccagtgtctgcatgggtttcctccaggtgctccggttttattccacattctaaagacgtatgggttaggaagttgtgggcatgctacgttggtgctggaagcgtggcaacagttgcccgcagaacactctacgcaaaagatgtatttcactgtgtgtttcgatgtgcatatgACTAAAATCTATCTAGCTCTCTAACTTTCCTTGTATAACAAGACTACTGTCTCAGAAGTCAATCTACCAAacattcactgcactccctctattgcaagtacatCTTTCTTTGGTCTCAGCAGGGCCCTACATAATAGGAGCAAGGCAGATTTGCTCACATATTTCAATGTCTGTGCAATAATGCTATTGTACTAAAACACAATCTAAAAGACAGTTAATTTATATGCACTTCACTTAGCGGTGGCTCAACTGTGAAACATCCAAATGACGGGAACCTAAATTTGTATATCAACTGGTGTAGGCAGAAGTATAAAATTACAAAGATATTACAGGTAGGTTAAAAAGTAAGCAAAACTGGTGAATGGATTTCAACAGTTAAGTATGAGGTCATTCATTAGGATGGAAAACAGATCTGACTGTATAAATGGTGAAATGTTGGTATGGTAGTTGTCTAAAAATTGCTGAATTGTGGGGTAAGGTAAAACAGAATGTTAGTTTTTATAATGAGAGCTGGAACATAAAGGCTTGAAGTTTATACTTCAGCAATACAAAACTTTACTTAGACCACATTGAGAGTCATGCTGGTACCTATTGCTTGGAAAGGATATATGGTAAAACATCAATAATCAGGCATCTTTGATGCTTAGGAAGTGAAGGACtggtagattttctggactattggatgttattcctattagtaCCCAAGcacacttttatttcagttttttataAATTACACAATAGTATGAATTTTCCTGTGAACTTGGTAAGTTTAGAGGTAGCAGGAAATGTACAAGAACTCCAGGCTCTGGCCGTATCCCTACTTGCATCCTGCATCCCCAGTGGTATGAGCCCAGGCTCCAGATGCACATCAAGCTGACGGTTCAGACCCCAGCCCTGGCTGTACTCCAGACCTTGGGCTTTGCTTGCACTCTGGAGTCCCTCACCCCGCTCAGGTTCCAGACTAATGACTGAGCCAGATACTGGACCGTCAGAATTTCTGAGCAATTGAGTGTCATGTTATCATTGGAATTAATACACATTCACCAGGTTGTCAGCATGAGAAGCAATTGCTTAATTACATTTGTACTTCATGGAATGTTCATAATTGTAGCATAATTTTATTAATgaaatttagattttaaaaataatcaataaGATAAAAACATTTCCAGCTAGTAGCTGGAACAAGTGGATCTAAGTAGGATAGACATTGGGAAGAATTGTTTTTCACAAAAGATAGAAGATGCTAGttcaattaattttaaaggaAAGCTCTTGACTTTTTTTTAGGCTGGATAATGAAAATTAGGTCCATAATGTTGGGATACAAGTCAGTTATGATTTTATTGCATGGCTGTACTGATTAATGGGCAGATGGCTTTTTACAAATTCAGTGATTCTAGCCAATGAGGTACTTGTGCAACATGCTTTGAATTGTCCTTTGGTCACAAAAGACTCAAAACAAATAAATCTTTGCACATTCCACTTCTCTTTTGGAAAAATTATAGTTGAATCCACTATCCTTGctggaaatttattttaaattatgaaaacttgctgacttaaaaaaaattgtctatcTTTTGGGTgttaccaatttattttaaatttgaaatagTTAATTATAAAGCCCCCAATTGTGAGCAGTAGTTTATCTATAAGATGTCAGAATTTCAAAAACTCTTTAATAAATATTCCCAATAATTTCCATGGGATGTTAATCATGTTGCTTTGTCCTGATTACAGCCATGCAATTGTGTGAATTGTATCTAGAAAGTAAAGGTGCGATTGAGTGTGTGGAGGTTGAAACTACATCACTGTGACATGCCACAGATTACATTGGCTACAATTCCCTGCTAAGTAAAGACTGAGGTGGTATGGAGGAAAGTAAAGCATTAGTTTTATAGGAAAGGAAGGTCTGTTGTATGAAGGTGCTTTGATTAGCTAGTTGGCTGAAGGCAGTGAATAGGTTACCTATATATCTTTAGCCAAGAAGTTTGGGGGAaggttgggaggggtgggggggggagaggaatcaaATATGGCTAGGGAAAGGAAATAACCTTTATCTATTTACTAGATGGGACGCTCAGCAGTcattgtgcattggtggtggagagaatggatgtttagagtggtggataGGATGCCGACCAAGCAGGCTACTTTGTCTCAGGTAAATAAGAAACAGTaaaccatttggccccttgtgcctgctctgccattcagtaagatcagaaGTAGTCAATACCTGGCACTTGTGTGACataaatgttacctgccactgcCCAAACCTGGATGTTGTCTTGGTGTCACTGCATACATGTGTGGATTACATTTTTGAGAAACTGTAACTTTGGACtttatggtggaaggaagatcattgacaaAGTAGCTGAAGATTGATTCTAGGACACTAtgctgaagaactcctgcagtaataTCTTGGGTTGGGTTGATTTACTACAACAACCCTTCCACATTCTTTTGTGAGAGATGTGACTCCAACCATTGTTTTGATgctattgatttcagttttgctGGTTTTTCAAGGTCCTGACTTGATCTCAAGGACAGTtcttctcacctcatctctggaattcagcagtGATGATACCTGGAGCTAGTGAGCCCATTATTAGAGATtaagcactgttgatgacacttCTATTACTGTGAAACTAGGtgataattagctggattgaatAAATCCTACTTTTTGTGAGCAGGACATACATGGGCAACTTTCCATATTGTTGGATAGATGCCAATATTGTACCTGTACTGGACCAGTTGTCTAGagacatagtcatacagcatggaaacaggcccttcagcccatcttgtccatgctgactgttgcccatagccctctaaatccctcctatctatgtacttatctagatggctttcaaatgttgctaatgtgcctgcctcaaccattatttctggcagctgattccaaatatccaccaccctttgtgtgaagaagccaCCCCGatgtccctgttaaatctctcacctctgatcttaaacctatgctctcttgtttttagcaaccctccctgggaaaaagacggtgctTTCATCCTGGTatagttattggtttattattgtcacttgtaccgaggtacagtgaaaaacttgtcttgcatactgatcatacagatcaattcattacacagtgcagttacattgggttagtacagagtgcattgagttagtacagagtgcattgatgtagtacaggtaaaaacaataacagtaggagagtaaagtgtcacagctacagagaaagtgcagtgcaataaggtgcaaggtcacaacaaggtagagcgtgaggtcatagtccattctcattgtataagggaactgttcaatagtcttatcacagtggggtagaagctgtccttaagtctggtggtatgtgccctcaggctcttgtatcttctaccagatggaagaggagagaagagagaatgtcccgggtgggtggggtctttgattatgctggctgctacaccaagacagcgagaggtaaagacagagtccaaggaggggaggctggtgtctgtgatgcgctggactatgtccacaactctttgcagtttcttgtggtcctgggcagagcagttgccgtaccaaactgtgatgcatccagatattgatgcaccatagaaagcatcctaaaagttggtgagtgtcaaatgggacaaaccgaatttctttagcctcgggaggaagtagaggcgctggtgagtatcatctgcaaacttgtagatggagttagagcagacacagtcatgagtgtatagggagtagagtagagggctgaggacgcagccttgtggggcatcagtgttgagagtaatcgtgccagaggtattgctgcctatcctcactgattgctgtctgttggttagaaagtcaaggatccagttacagagggaggtgttgagtcctaggtctcagagtttggttccctgtttatgcccctcatgattttgtatacctctatcaggtcaaccctcaatctcctatgttccagggattaaagtcctagtctacgcaatctctccttgtaactcaggctctcaagtccaggcaacatcctgataaatcttttctgcactctttctagtttaataacatttttcctataataaggtgaccagaactgtacacaatactccaagtgcggcctcaccaaggtcttgtatAACTACATCATGACTTCcgaactcctacactcaatgtcctgactgatgaaggccagcatgccaaaagctgccttcatcaccctatctacctgtgatgccgctttcagcgaacaatgtacttgcactcctaggtccctctgtttcatagcactccccagggccctaccattcactataaaTTCTACCttgatttgatctcccaatatgtaatacttcacatttatctggattgaaacccatttgccagtcctcagccagATACCTAAATGATCAGGAACCCCATGTAACTTTCCATTACCTCCTgcgctatctacaacaccacctattttggtatcatccacaGATTTATAACCATGAtaaattcacatccaaattgtttatataaattacaaacaacaacagtcccagcactgactcctgtggcacaccacgagACATAGGCCGCCAGTCCGAGAagcaaccctcaaccatcaccctctgcttcctaccactgagccaattatgaacctAATccctatctccccctggatcccatgcgatctaaccgatctaaccttccagactagcctgccatgagggaccttgtcaaaaggccttgctaaagtctatatagacaacatccactgcccaatcctcatctaccttctttgttacctccttgaagaactccaagagatttgtcagacatgacttctcacgcacaaagccgtgctgactgtcctgaatcaggcCTTCTCTCTCCAAACGGTGGTAgatgctgtccctcagaatcccctctagcaatttacccaccactaatGTCAGatttactggtctgtaatttcctggcttgtttttgctacccttcataaacaatggtaccacattagccacctagtcctctggaacctcacctgtgaccagagatgaaataaaaatctctgcaagagcttccacaatttcttctctagcttctcaCAAGATCTGAGAATACATTAGGAcaggcactggggatttatccaccttaatgcactttaaggcctccaataccttctTGCTGATTCGTATGTGGTCCTAACCAACagcactcatttcccccatttccttaactttCATCATTTTTTCCACAATGATGgggaatattcattaaaaatctcacccatttcctttggttccacacacagacagccatgctgatctttacaGGGATCTATTCTCTACCCAGCCACCCTTTTAATATTccaatagaatctcttgggatttttccTTGCTTTGCCTGCCAGacccttctcatatcctcttttatgCCCTCCTatcttctctcttaagtgcactgcTACACCTCttatagtcatcaagagattcactagtttccaattgcttatgtgcagtgtatgcctccctctttttatTAACTAGAGCTTTTGTCAGCCAGAGTTCCTGAAACCTACCAGCCATGCCCTTcagcctaacaggaacatgcaggccctgaactcttgacactatacttttaaaggcctcccacttggcagatgctcctttccctgcaaacaatctttcCCAATCATCTACTGCAAGATCCTACCTAATGGCTCTAAGATTTGCTTCACCCccgttcaggaccttaacctatGAACCAACCGTATCCTCcttcataaatatttaaaaactaataggattatggtcactggacccaaagtgctctcccaacgtacacttctgccacttgccctacctcatttcccaggaggaagtccagtgttgcaccctctagttggtccctctatatattgatcaaggaagcttcCTTGGACACATGGCTTACTCTGGAACATGAGCTTTCCCTGTTCCTCACTTTCAATCACATAATTAGAGGGTTGTGTCCTCTTTCTGCCATGTTTTCTCTGCGAATTTGTCTGCTCTGGAGACCTTGTTGTTTTCATTTGATGTACATTTCAACCTCTTGCTGGTTGTCCTTAATGTGAAGGTGCGAATTCTTTCTCTTCATCACCGATTCAGATATTTGCAGGTCATGGTATATAATTAATTTCATGGACAACTTTGACAAAGCCCATAAACATTCTGTTTAATCTTCCTGTTTTAGTGTTTGATCTTGTTTCATTCATATCTAATTTGTAGATCCTCTGATTTGTAATTATCAAACAGTAGCTTCTTGTTAAATCATTTAACCTTTTTATATATTCATCCTTATAGACTTCTATATTTTGTATAATTGCTGCTTGATAAATGTTTCTGTAGTGAAATGGATTCTTCATTTGCTTCAGATTTTCTAtaaaattttagatgtttgggTACTGGACAGTACATATCAATTaggaatattaattttaaaaatacatttatcatactgtttatttttttcaaactGTGACATAGGCTCTAAAATATGTTCTCATTCATTTTAGAATGCCCTCATCcaaacagagaacatgcaaatcttAATGAAAATATTCTTGATTATGAAATGTATTTCTGTTGAAACTTGCAAATAATAGGATTGTAACTTGCAAATAATAGGATTGTAACTAACAAATATAGTGTGTTTTCTCTGGCTTAAATTCTGCAATGGGTAAGTTGGTATTTTCTAAACTTTTCCTTCGTATGACCTACTTAAATACTGAAATTTACTTTGCAATCACATCCATCCCAATCTCTCCAAAATAATGCATTAAACAGGTAGTGTTATAACAATATATGCCAAAAATCTGTGGCCATTTTTTAATCCTTTCAGCTGGGTTAAGTACTTGAGTATAGCAATCCAGTGTGGGCATACCTGTGGTGCATGTCACCATTGTTATTCTACTAGAATGGTTAACAGGAAATTTGGTTTCTGGAGGTCAGTAATATTCATGTCTTTCTACCCCAACTGCAAAATAAGCTTCACTGGTAGATGTCATTGTACAGAGCAGTTCCTGGTTTAAATTTACTTAAGCAATGCTATTTTACCTAAAGCATCCTGCAATGAATGGGGAAGAATCTGCTATGGTTTTGCCTTGTGATTGGTGTACTGGACCACATAGAAGTTTGGTAGCTGAAGACTTTAAGTCTTGGCTGGAGCTCTTCCACATGTTTCAACTGGTTGCTGATGCAGGCTcacatgatgaaaggtcattggcgcAGTGCACTGGATACCCTTGCTACCCTTAAATAGCTCAGCACTGTTTGGGAGATTGAAAGTTGGAGATAGAAGAATCACATGCATAATGAAGCTTCATACAGTTTCCTTCCAGATCGTGAGCAGTATTTCCTCAAACCAGAAgtgttttgtgcttttatttatgtCTCATCTACTCCTCGGAAGAAAAAGTAAGAGCACAAGAAGGCCGTTCTACTTCTTGAACCAGCTGCATTCACTAAGATTCTCacttctccttttccattttttagCATGGACACAATAATCCTTGATTTTCCCTATTGTCCAAAACCTTTTTAGTATTAGATCTCATTTTTCTGACCTCCAGAGAATACAGTCCAGAGTGTCTGTTCAATTTTTCCTTGTTGGTATTCTAATGAACTTTGCCAGACCACTTCTATGGCAGGtatgtacattttgttttaaaaaggtatTCTTTGAAGTGTGGTCTCACTGTATCCCTGCACAgttgggagggaaaaaaaactattactCTATCCCCAATGCAATAAAGTTAATTGCTGTCTGAATAACCTGCTGTATTTGCATGTTGTCTTTGTGTGTCCCTATACAAGAAATGTACATGTAattttcttccaacatttcttcaATTATACTTTATTTGCCccctttttgcccactcacttaaaccATCTGTGCTCCTCACAACTTCCACttctatctttgtattatcacTGAACTTGGTCCCTTCATCAAAGTCATAGATGCAGATTAAAAACATAGATTACAAACAGCCGAACACCAATTCTGATCCTTGATCAGTTACAGCTCACTGACCTGAAAATGACGTGTTCATCCTGTCCTTCATTTTCTATCAACCTTTCCATTTCCAAACCCATGAGCCTACATCATTTTGGTCACCTTTCATTTAGGATTTTGTACCTTTTGGAAAACTAGATGCAGTATATTCACTAGCTTCCTTTATCTTCCTGTTTACGTCTttaaggggcaggtttttttttcaaaacatcaTTTCACTATCGTTAAGTCGTACTGACTgcctggaattgaaattggtttattatcgtcacttgttctgaggtacagtgaaaaacttgtcttgcataccattcgtatagACCAAtgtattacacagtgcattgaggtagtacacggtgaaacaatacagaatgcagagtaaagtgtcagtgcagggagacaataaggtacaaggtcataacgaggtagattgcgaggttgagtccatcttatcgtactagggaccattcagtagtcttataacagtgggatagaagttgtccttgagcctggtggtatgtgctttcaggcttttgtaccttctgtcctgaggggagaagagagaacatccggggtgggtgggatctttgattatgttggctgctttaccgaggcagtgagaagtagacagagtccacggagggtaggatggtttccatgatgtactgaactgtgtccacaactctgcagtttcttgtggtcacaggcagagcagttgccataccaagctgtgatgcattcagataggatgctcaACTCActtaacctcagcactgttgatatagacaggagtatgtgcaccaccccccttcctgaagtcaatgaccagttcttgttttgctgacgttgttgttgtcataacaccatgtcactaagctctctcatctccttcctgtacaccggctcatagttatttgagatacggcccactatgatggtatcatctgcaaacttgtagatggagttagagcagaatctggccacgcagccatgagtgtatagggagtagagtagggggctgagga
Coding sequences within:
- the alkbh5 gene encoding RNA demethylase ALKBH5 produces the protein MAAGGYADLREKLQSPHREKQRSASGAAPYNGRKRKHDAEAGDAGLIGPCSGEEYEHGKYHSDYDDERLGEARRVKQGIRQVRLFTADQCTQIETQIDDVVSRAEKGIYRDHTVDRAPLRNKYFFGEGYTYGSQLEKRGPGQERLYPKGDVDDIPEWVHNLVIKKLVDHRIIPEGFVNSAVINDYQPGGCIVSHVDPIHIFERPIVSVSFFSDSALCFGCKFQFKPIRVSEPVYFLPVRRGSVTVLSDYAADEITHCIRPQDIRERRAVIILRKTRTDAPRLESKSLTSSVLPVHMSNRQLNSDRYQALLKQKRSHRKADPDAAHRPRILEMDKEENRRSVILPKHRRRSDCAAENYWRKTHDCVDDEDDESGEGGVAGSPVRKVKMRRH